From a region of the uncultured Desulfatiglans sp. genome:
- the trpB gene encoding tryptophan synthase, beta subunit (Evidence 2a : Function from experimental evidences in other organisms; PubMedId : 1309752, 4552018, 4943677, 6985892, 7007651, 7038627, 8095913, 9298646; Product type e : enzyme) yields MRAGYYGEYGGRFVPEILHATFEELTGAFEAARVDPGFRAEYRSVMREYSGRPTPLTYAGNLTRHLGGARIYVKREDLNHTGAHKANNVMGQGLLARRMGKSRVIAETGAGQHGVATATMAARFGFRCTIYMGEKDVQRQRPNVFWMERLGAEVVPVQSGGRILKDAINEAFRDWVSHMEDTHYVLGTACGPHPFPAMVVWFQSIIGEEARRQILEREGCLPDRVYACVGGGSNALGIFSGFLDDPVELVGAEAGGRGLETGLHAARLASAGGVPGVAQGYKTYFLQDLDGQMLETHSVAAGLDYIGVSPILADLYERGRVRFDAVTDDEVVEALSLTVRTEGLIPALESAHAFALAFREIPRLPEDAVVIINQSGRGDKDIFTVADALGDLKWRDFIRRKAEGYRA; encoded by the coding sequence ATGAGAGCGGGATACTATGGGGAGTACGGCGGCCGGTTTGTACCGGAGATCCTTCACGCGACCTTCGAGGAGTTGACCGGCGCCTTCGAAGCGGCCCGGGTCGACCCGGGTTTCCGGGCTGAATACCGGTCCGTTATGCGGGAGTATTCAGGCCGGCCGACGCCGCTGACCTATGCGGGCAATCTGACGCGGCACCTCGGTGGGGCGCGGATCTACGTGAAGCGCGAAGACCTCAACCACACCGGCGCGCACAAGGCCAACAACGTCATGGGGCAGGGTCTTCTGGCGCGGCGCATGGGAAAGTCGCGCGTCATCGCGGAGACCGGGGCCGGGCAGCATGGGGTCGCGACCGCGACCATGGCGGCCCGATTCGGTTTCCGGTGCACCATTTACATGGGGGAGAAGGACGTTCAGCGTCAGCGTCCCAATGTCTTCTGGATGGAGCGGCTCGGGGCCGAGGTCGTGCCGGTCCAAAGCGGCGGCCGGATCCTGAAAGACGCCATCAACGAGGCCTTCCGGGATTGGGTAAGCCACATGGAGGACACCCACTATGTATTGGGGACGGCCTGCGGGCCTCATCCCTTTCCAGCGATGGTGGTCTGGTTCCAGTCGATCATCGGCGAGGAGGCCCGGCGGCAGATCCTCGAGCGTGAGGGGTGTCTGCCGGACCGCGTCTACGCCTGCGTCGGCGGCGGATCGAATGCCCTGGGGATCTTCAGTGGATTCCTCGACGATCCGGTGGAACTCGTAGGCGCCGAGGCGGGCGGACGGGGTCTCGAAACGGGCCTTCATGCGGCCAGGCTGGCATCCGCCGGGGGTGTGCCGGGTGTCGCGCAGGGATACAAAACGTATTTCCTGCAGGACCTTGACGGTCAGATGCTCGAGACGCACAGCGTGGCGGCCGGCCTCGACTACATCGGCGTGTCTCCGATCCTCGCCGATCTCTATGAGCGGGGGCGTGTGCGGTTCGACGCCGTTACGGACGATGAGGTGGTCGAGGCGCTTTCCTTGACCGTCAGGACCGAGGGGTTGATCCCGGCCCTCGAGTCGGCGCACGCTTTCGCGCTGGCCTTCAGGGAGATCCCCCGTCTTCCGGAGGACGCGGTGGTGATCATCAACCAATCGGGCCGGGGGGACAAGGACATCTTCACGGTGGCGGATGCCCTCGGCGATCTCAAATGGCGTGATTTCATTCGCCGGAAAGCGGAGGGTTACCGTGCTTGA
- the trpD gene encoding Anthranilate phosphoribosyltransferase, whose product MIKEAIAKVVKGENLSIEEMEQAMDEVMSGEATPAQIGAFAVALRLKGETVEEITGAAVAMRKRALRVHLNNHLVNIDRDEINIEDETILDTCGTGGDGTRTFNVSTATAFVAAGAGVRVAKHGNRAVSSLCGSADVLENLGVKLDLTSTDVERCIETVGIGFLYAPLYHGAMKYAAGPRREIGIRTIFNLLGPLTNPAGASVQVLGVYDPSLTTKIAQVLDNLQSREAFVVCGEGTYDEISICGVTHVAHLKSGKIRAFDMTPEDFGLQRSIPEAIMGGTARENAEIVRAILDGEKGPRRDMVLLNAAAAFMAASLDGDFRTGIERAQTSIDSGKAREKLDQLVRFTQGCHPFVRKEL is encoded by the coding sequence ATGATTAAGGAAGCGATTGCCAAAGTGGTCAAGGGCGAAAACCTGTCTATCGAGGAGATGGAGCAGGCGATGGATGAAGTGATGAGCGGGGAGGCGACTCCCGCGCAGATCGGCGCATTTGCCGTTGCGCTGCGGCTGAAAGGAGAGACCGTGGAGGAGATTACGGGCGCGGCCGTGGCTATGCGCAAACGCGCGTTGAGGGTTCACCTCAACAACCACCTGGTCAATATCGACCGGGACGAGATCAACATCGAGGACGAGACCATTTTGGATACCTGCGGCACGGGCGGCGACGGCACCCGGACCTTCAACGTTTCCACCGCCACTGCCTTCGTGGCGGCCGGTGCCGGTGTCAGGGTCGCCAAGCACGGGAACAGAGCTGTTTCAAGCCTGTGCGGGAGCGCCGATGTCCTCGAAAACCTCGGCGTGAAACTGGATCTGACCAGCACGGATGTGGAGCGTTGTATCGAGACGGTGGGAATCGGGTTTCTCTATGCCCCCCTCTACCATGGGGCGATGAAATACGCCGCGGGCCCGCGCCGGGAGATCGGGATCCGGACCATCTTCAATTTGCTCGGTCCTCTCACCAATCCGGCCGGGGCATCCGTCCAGGTGCTCGGGGTGTACGACCCGTCCCTGACGACGAAGATCGCTCAGGTGCTCGACAACCTGCAGAGCCGGGAGGCCTTCGTAGTCTGCGGCGAGGGTACCTACGACGAGATCAGCATCTGCGGGGTCACCCATGTGGCGCACCTGAAAAGCGGGAAGATCCGTGCCTTCGACATGACGCCGGAGGATTTCGGTTTGCAGCGCTCGATCCCGGAGGCCATCATGGGTGGCACGGCCCGGGAAAACGCGGAGATCGTCCGCGCGATCCTCGACGGGGAAAAAGGACCCAGGAGGGACATGGTTCTCCTGAACGCCGCCGCCGCCTTTATGGCCGCCTCGCTCGACGGCGATTTCAGAACGGGCATCGAGCGGGCGCAGACGTCGATCGATTCGGGCAAGGCCCGGGAGAAGCTCGATCAGTTGGTGAGGTTCACCCAGGGGTGCCATCCATTCGTACGCAAGGAACTGTAG
- the pabA gene encoding aminodeoxychorismate synthase, subunit II (Evidence 2a : Function from experimental evidences in other organisms; PubMedId : 2403545, 2546924, 6350604, 8096767; Product type e : enzyme), with amino-acid sequence MLVLIDNYDSFTYNLVQMIEGMGREVAVYRNDAVTPEAVEGLAPEAVLISPGPGSPEGAGICVDLIRGLGPRVPVLGICLGHQAIAAAFGGEVVRAGRMMHGKTSPVFHDGRSLYRGLPAPFPAARYHSLLVRRESLPETLEVSAWTEEGEIMGLRHREYRCEGIQFHPESIMTAAGCRIIDNFLHNNGGRNDD; translated from the coding sequence ATGCTGGTGCTGATCGATAACTACGATTCGTTTACGTACAACCTGGTTCAGATGATCGAAGGGATGGGCCGGGAGGTGGCGGTCTACCGCAATGATGCGGTGACTCCGGAGGCGGTCGAAGGGCTTGCGCCGGAGGCGGTGCTGATTTCCCCCGGGCCGGGGAGCCCCGAAGGGGCTGGGATCTGCGTGGATCTCATCCGGGGGCTCGGCCCCCGGGTGCCTGTCCTCGGCATCTGCCTTGGCCATCAGGCGATCGCGGCGGCCTTCGGAGGGGAGGTCGTCCGGGCCGGCCGCATGATGCACGGGAAGACCTCCCCGGTGTTTCACGATGGCCGCTCGTTATATCGAGGCCTTCCCGCGCCTTTTCCCGCAGCGCGTTATCATTCGCTGCTGGTGAGGAGGGAAAGCCTGCCGGAGACCTTGGAGGTCAGTGCGTGGACCGAGGAAGGGGAGATCATGGGGCTCAGACACCGCGAGTATCGATGCGAAGGGATTCAGTTTCACCCGGAGTCCATTATGACGGCGGCCGGGTGCAGGATTATCGACAATTTTTTGCACAACAACGGAGGACGGAACGATGATTAA
- the trpE gene encoding Anthranilate synthase component 1, translating to MSMPLEASFSEKRRVRLVPLQVDLPSEGRDPVLVYARIRERFPGHSYLLESADTNPAGGTGASPWGRYSYIGFRPLVTCRAFGDRMEVTTSADGRSTVLCGSPIEGLREIVAGYETVLQSSAFGPLAAGGMVGTCNYDLVRTWERLPAHAAFDPLVPEGVFIAAGGMVVFDHFERRMRALAFVQEEPGGPLLQSLEEARAVLRSILDLLQDGSDAGAIPGGLRVGKFLSHVGREEFMERVRLAQEKICAGDAIQIVLSQRFSAGIEGDPFPLYRALRRINPSPYMFYLDFGALQLIGASPEMLVRIQDGRLEVCPIAGTRPRGADAEEDGRLERELLEDPKERAEHVMLVDLGRNDVGRVAAVRSVTVPMFMKVERYSHVMHLVSRVEGRLKSGRDCFDAFMSAFPAGTVSGAPKIRAMEIIQELEGTPRGPYAGAVGWFGFGGDADFCITIRTLVATRGRLSIQAGAGIVADSNPAAEYEETLKKAAALFRAVEEAMKDAGADR from the coding sequence ATGAGCATGCCCCTTGAAGCATCCTTTTCAGAGAAGCGGAGAGTCAGACTTGTCCCCCTGCAGGTGGATCTTCCATCCGAAGGCAGGGATCCCGTGCTGGTTTACGCAAGGATCCGCGAACGCTTTCCGGGTCATTCCTATCTGCTCGAAAGCGCCGACACCAACCCGGCAGGGGGCACAGGGGCATCGCCCTGGGGGCGTTACAGCTACATCGGCTTCAGGCCTTTGGTCACCTGCCGGGCGTTCGGAGACCGCATGGAAGTGACGACCAGCGCCGACGGGCGATCGACGGTGCTGTGCGGCAGCCCGATCGAGGGGCTGCGTGAAATAGTAGCGGGGTATGAGACCGTCCTGCAGTCCTCCGCCTTCGGCCCGCTGGCTGCCGGGGGGATGGTGGGCACCTGCAATTATGACCTGGTCAGGACCTGGGAGCGCCTGCCCGCGCACGCGGCGTTCGACCCCTTGGTCCCGGAGGGGGTCTTCATCGCCGCCGGCGGCATGGTCGTCTTCGATCATTTCGAGCGGAGGATGCGTGCGCTGGCCTTCGTGCAGGAGGAGCCCGGCGGTCCGCTTTTGCAGAGTTTGGAAGAGGCCCGCGCAGTCCTGCGAAGCATTCTCGATCTGCTGCAGGACGGATCGGACGCCGGCGCGATCCCTGGCGGCCTCAGGGTGGGGAAATTTTTGTCGCATGTGGGGCGGGAGGAATTCATGGAGCGCGTTCGCCTCGCCCAGGAGAAGATCTGCGCCGGCGATGCGATCCAGATCGTCCTTTCGCAGCGGTTTTCGGCGGGCATCGAGGGTGACCCGTTTCCCCTCTACCGGGCCTTGAGGCGGATCAACCCCTCGCCCTACATGTTCTACCTGGACTTCGGCGCGCTGCAGTTGATCGGGGCTTCGCCGGAGATGCTCGTCCGGATCCAGGACGGGCGGCTCGAGGTCTGCCCGATCGCCGGGACGCGCCCACGGGGCGCCGATGCGGAGGAGGACGGGCGGCTCGAGCGGGAACTCCTGGAGGATCCGAAGGAACGGGCCGAACACGTGATGCTCGTCGATCTGGGCCGCAACGATGTCGGGCGCGTCGCCGCGGTGCGTTCGGTGACGGTGCCCATGTTCATGAAGGTGGAGCGCTACTCCCACGTGATGCACCTCGTCTCGCGCGTCGAAGGCCGTCTGAAATCCGGGAGGGACTGCTTCGACGCCTTCATGTCGGCTTTTCCGGCGGGCACGGTGAGCGGGGCGCCGAAGATCCGGGCGATGGAGATCATTCAGGAACTGGAGGGGACCCCGCGCGGGCCCTACGCCGGGGCGGTGGGTTGGTTCGGCTTCGGCGGGGACGCGGATTTCTGCATTACGATCCGGACGCTGGTTGCAACCCGAGGAAGGCTGTCCATTCAGGCAGGGGCCGGAATCGTGGCCGATTCAAACCCCGCGGCCGAATACGAAGAAACACTCAAGAAGGCCGCAGCCCTCTTCCGCGCGGTCGAGGAGGCGATGAAGGATGCTGGTGCTGATCGATAA
- a CDS encoding Shikimate kinase (modular protein), with protein sequence MGTSQDPRFFFAINRIEPSRQPDTIEAASPSQEGTASIGRVNVMNIILIGYRCSGKSTIGSLLAERLNRPFFDTDRAIEERMGRSVQDLIAMAGWASFRKAERRTIQGLAGMDDLVIATGGGVVLDPQNVSDLRANGWVIWLKADAAAIRWRMQQDPDETLCRPPLAGADPCSEIDLVLGSRTPLYESACDCALDTTSMSPLAIANEILALLPWNPQTGETLAGRLDLPEPLEKGSRHAR encoded by the coding sequence GTGGGCACCTCTCAGGACCCGCGGTTTTTTTTTGCCATCAACCGGATAGAACCTTCGAGGCAGCCCGATACCATCGAGGCCGCCTCCCCCTCCCAAGAAGGCACGGCCTCAATCGGCCGCGTGAATGTGATGAACATCATCCTGATCGGCTATCGCTGCAGCGGAAAATCGACCATCGGCTCTCTTCTGGCCGAAAGGCTGAATAGACCCTTCTTCGATACGGACCGCGCGATCGAAGAGCGTATGGGACGATCCGTCCAGGATTTGATCGCGATGGCCGGCTGGGCTTCTTTCAGAAAGGCTGAAAGACGAACGATCCAGGGCCTGGCCGGGATGGACGACCTGGTGATCGCCACGGGCGGGGGCGTTGTCCTCGACCCCCAAAACGTCTCCGACCTGAGGGCGAACGGTTGGGTGATCTGGCTCAAGGCGGATGCAGCCGCCATCCGCTGGCGGATGCAGCAGGATCCGGATGAAACCCTCTGCCGGCCCCCGCTGGCCGGCGCCGATCCCTGCTCCGAGATCGACCTGGTCCTGGGGTCGAGGACGCCGCTCTATGAAAGCGCCTGCGACTGTGCCCTCGATACGACCTCCATGAGCCCACTGGCCATTGCCAATGAAATCCTTGCCCTCCTGCCCTGGAACCCACAGACCGGGGAAACGCTTGCGGGGCGATTGGACCTCCCGGAACCTTTGGAAAAGGGTAGCCGCCATGCCAGGTAA
- the aroC gene encoding chorismate synthase (Evidence 2a : Function from experimental evidences in other organisms; PubMedId : 2182772, 2969724; Product type e : enzyme), whose product MPGNTFGQALRITTFGESHGRAVGALVDGCPPGLALSEADFLEAMARRRPGTRPFDSPRSEKDRVILLSGVFEDRTTGTPITLLIHNQDADSRPYEQFRHLFRPGHADISYHLKYGHRDHRGGGRASARETAARVAAGVIAEKILQPAGVSVQGYTVELAGVRAGKGDIQNAAGNPFRCADSEAAARMAEALEVIRASGDSAGGIIEVLITGCPPGLGEPVFDKLDADLAKAVMSVGAVKGVEIGAGFESARLRGSENNDPITPEGFASNHAGGILGGVSTGADIVLRAAVKPIPSIGIEQQTIDRTGKPSRLKLSGRHDTTAVSRIVPVLEAMALLVLADHYLRARAQMTGPFQNNLQPGFFEKG is encoded by the coding sequence ATGCCAGGTAACACGTTCGGACAAGCGTTGAGAATAACCACCTTCGGAGAATCGCACGGCCGGGCCGTGGGGGCCCTAGTCGACGGCTGCCCTCCGGGTCTCGCGCTTTCGGAAGCGGATTTTCTGGAGGCCATGGCGAGGCGGCGCCCGGGAACACGGCCTTTCGACAGCCCCCGCAGCGAAAAGGATCGGGTCATCCTCCTCTCCGGAGTCTTCGAAGATCGAACAACCGGCACACCGATCACCCTCCTGATCCACAACCAGGACGCCGACAGCCGGCCCTACGAGCAGTTCCGCCACCTTTTCCGCCCAGGGCACGCCGACATCTCTTACCACCTGAAATACGGCCACAGGGATCACCGGGGCGGCGGCCGGGCATCGGCCCGCGAAACGGCGGCCCGGGTCGCCGCGGGCGTGATCGCCGAAAAAATCCTGCAGCCTGCCGGGGTCTCGGTGCAGGGCTACACCGTTGAACTTGCCGGGGTCCGCGCGGGGAAAGGCGACATCCAAAACGCCGCAGGGAATCCTTTCCGCTGTGCCGACTCAGAGGCCGCGGCTCGAATGGCCGAGGCCCTCGAGGTCATCCGGGCAAGCGGGGATTCAGCGGGGGGCATCATCGAGGTTTTGATCACGGGCTGCCCGCCGGGCCTGGGAGAGCCCGTTTTCGACAAGCTGGACGCCGACCTCGCCAAGGCCGTGATGTCCGTCGGCGCGGTCAAGGGGGTGGAGATCGGCGCAGGGTTCGAGTCCGCCCGCCTGAGGGGGTCCGAGAACAATGATCCGATCACGCCGGAAGGCTTCGCCTCGAATCACGCCGGCGGGATCCTCGGCGGGGTGTCGACGGGGGCGGACATCGTCCTTCGGGCGGCCGTCAAACCAATCCCGTCCATCGGGATCGAGCAGCAGACCATCGACCGTACCGGAAAACCCTCCCGCCTGAAGCTGTCGGGGAGGCACGACACCACCGCCGTTTCCCGGATCGTCCCCGTCCTCGAGGCGATGGCCCTGCTCGTCCTGGCCGACCATTACCTGCGGGCGCGGGCACAGATGACGGGTCCTTTCCAGAACAACCTCCAACCCGGTTTCTTCGAGAAAGGCTAG
- a CDS encoding hypothetical protein (Evidence 5 : Unknown function): MTSSAHTERHTALKGTPRRRGREERIGPVLARSGMAPFVNRGVQDGFYFYYWWTGPPVRLCALNRKEAVGGKIPPRLFCCTDGGPLPGTPARRQAIAQKGRQFMNRILLVGDERPVRILLKDLLIEEGYDVFGCQEPAGLDRLIEQTGPDLLVWHISPRYAEGLYWLQRVRENHPRLPAILFTDQPWLDLPPRWVSAHNYLVGSLNLGKLKRTVKRVLCNRGQEARLPCTALSASDALAS; encoded by the coding sequence ATGACGTCTTCAGCGCACACGGAACGGCACACCGCTTTGAAAGGGACGCCCCGCCGTCGTGGAAGGGAAGAGAGAATCGGACCGGTCCTGGCCCGTTCAGGCATGGCGCCTTTTGTCAACCGCGGGGTTCAGGACGGCTTTTATTTTTATTATTGGTGGACCGGTCCGCCCGTGCGCCTTTGCGCTTTGAACCGCAAGGAGGCCGTGGGTGGAAAGATCCCCCCACGGCTTTTTTGTTGCACCGACGGGGGTCCGTTGCCGGGGACCCCGGCCCGCAGGCAAGCCATCGCACAGAAAGGGAGGCAGTTTATGAACAGAATTCTTCTGGTAGGAGATGAACGACCGGTGCGCATTCTTCTGAAGGACCTCCTGATCGAAGAGGGGTACGATGTCTTTGGGTGCCAGGAGCCGGCAGGCCTCGACCGGTTGATCGAACAGACCGGGCCGGACCTCCTTGTCTGGCACATCAGCCCCCGGTATGCCGAAGGGCTCTACTGGCTGCAGCGCGTCAGAGAGAACCACCCCCGGCTGCCGGCGATCCTCTTCACGGACCAGCCGTGGCTGGACCTCCCGCCCCGGTGGGTCTCGGCCCACAATTACCTGGTGGGAAGCCTGAACCTCGGGAAACTCAAACGCACGGTCAAGCGCGTCCTCTGCAACCGGGGGCAGGAAGCACGGCTTCCATGCACCGCCTTATCGGCTTCCGATGCACTCGCATCCTAA
- a CDS encoding conserved hypothetical protein (Evidence 4 : Unknown function but conserved in other organisms), which produces MIRRDAQIFESATEARRHGGLQESSGSKPAAGLAKAPEIGGGIEGKVLQGPRNNGSPRRMVGIATLSVIGREPVMDNRFHIGIHRNSENLHLRLEGDFDKNSACELLHTLQRLGCGSRQVFIHTTCLGHIDPFGRDLFLHHLGDINTRSLNLRFTGEYAAQIAPERTAHSDGNESSGTGGFSIWK; this is translated from the coding sequence ATGATTCGCAGGGACGCTCAAATCTTCGAATCGGCCACGGAGGCGCGCCGTCACGGGGGCCTGCAGGAAAGCAGCGGCAGCAAGCCGGCGGCAGGCCTCGCAAAGGCCCCCGAGATCGGCGGCGGAATCGAGGGGAAGGTCCTCCAGGGGCCACGGAATAACGGATCGCCGCGCCGCATGGTCGGGATAGCCACCCTATCCGTAATCGGGAGGGAACCAGTTATGGACAACCGTTTTCACATCGGTATTCATCGAAACAGCGAGAATCTGCATCTCAGACTGGAGGGGGATTTCGACAAGAACTCCGCCTGCGAACTGCTTCATACCCTTCAGAGGCTCGGCTGCGGTTCGCGGCAGGTTTTCATCCACACCACCTGCCTCGGGCATATCGACCCCTTCGGGAGGGATCTCTTTCTGCACCACCTGGGCGACATAAACACGCGATCGCTGAATCTGCGCTTCACAGGCGAGTATGCCGCGCAAATAGCCCCCGAAAGGACCGCCCATTCCGACGGAAATGAATCGTCCGGCACAGGCGGGTTTTCAATCTGGAAATGA
- the aroA gene encoding 2-amino-3,7-dideoxy-D-threo-hept-6-ulosonate synthase, translated as MIGKAIRMERIMDRQTGKTVIVPMDHGVTAGPILGITNMKEAMRQVAAGGANAVVEHKGMVARGHRRSGPDMGLIVHLSASTSLSPHPNAKTLVCTVEEAIKLGADAVSIHVNIGNGHEKEMLADFGKVALSAAEWGMPLLAMIYPRGEKVKDEYDPAVIKHAARLGAELGADMVKVSYTGSPETFREVVEGCHVPVIIAGGPKMGSDRAILEMVRGAIDAGASGTSIGRNVFQHQNPTRIVRALSMIVHEGADVEKALDFLNHPEKTDSENEPLGLKLARVS; from the coding sequence ATGATCGGCAAAGCAATCAGAATGGAAAGAATCATGGACCGGCAGACCGGCAAAACCGTCATCGTCCCCATGGACCACGGCGTCACAGCCGGGCCTATCCTGGGCATCACCAACATGAAGGAGGCCATGCGCCAGGTGGCGGCCGGCGGCGCCAACGCCGTTGTGGAGCACAAAGGCATGGTGGCCCGCGGCCATCGCCGGAGCGGCCCGGATATGGGCCTGATCGTGCACCTGTCGGCAAGCACCTCCCTTTCCCCGCACCCCAATGCCAAGACCCTGGTCTGTACGGTCGAAGAGGCCATCAAGCTCGGCGCCGACGCCGTCTCGATCCACGTCAACATCGGCAACGGTCACGAAAAGGAGATGCTGGCCGACTTCGGCAAGGTCGCCCTGAGCGCTGCGGAATGGGGAATGCCGCTCCTCGCCATGATCTACCCGCGCGGGGAGAAGGTGAAGGACGAATACGACCCGGCGGTCATCAAGCATGCCGCCCGCCTCGGGGCCGAACTGGGCGCGGATATGGTCAAGGTCAGTTACACCGGCAGTCCGGAGACCTTCCGGGAGGTCGTGGAAGGATGCCATGTCCCCGTCATCATCGCAGGGGGACCCAAGATGGGCTCCGACCGGGCCATCCTCGAGATGGTCAGGGGAGCCATAGATGCCGGGGCCTCAGGCACCTCCATCGGCCGGAACGTCTTCCAGCACCAGAACCCCACCCGCATCGTGCGGGCCCTTTCCATGATCGTCCATGAGGGCGCCGACGTGGAAAAAGCGCTCGATTTCCTGAATCACCCAGAGAAGACGGATAGCGAAAATGAACCACTCGGACTCAAACTGGCAAGAGTTTCATAA
- the pheA gene encoding P-protein (Includes: Chorismate mutase; Prephenate dehydratase): MNHSDSNWQEFHKRRSEIDGIDEAILKLLARRQTVSRAIGNAKKELELPIMDPGREGHVLRRLVEIGGEEIAPDAIRRVFREIISACRSVQEDMTIAYLGPPGTFSHQAAIAFFGQAPAFQPVDTLDDVFAAVEKDVCQDGVVPIENAYEGAVSRTLDLLYRSPLRIQGETFLRIRHHLLSRCSTLSEVRCVYSHPMALAQCRGWLRSNLPGVPCRETSSTAAAARLASEEAGAGAVGGQFAAMHLDLSILVQDIQDYADNVTRFLAIGKRENRPSGHDKTSVLFSLRHRPGSLYEVLEPLARHGINMTRIESRPMKTKTWEYLFFADLEGHERETPLREALPVMDERCAFVKRLGSYPKGGEPWS, translated from the coding sequence ATGAACCACTCGGACTCAAACTGGCAAGAGTTTCATAAACGGCGAAGCGAAATCGACGGCATCGACGAGGCGATCCTGAAGCTCCTCGCGAGGCGCCAGACCGTCTCGCGCGCCATAGGAAACGCGAAGAAGGAACTCGAGCTGCCCATTATGGACCCGGGGCGCGAGGGGCACGTGCTCAGGCGGCTGGTGGAGATCGGCGGGGAGGAGATCGCCCCCGACGCCATCCGCCGGGTGTTCCGGGAGATCATCTCCGCCTGCCGCTCCGTGCAGGAGGATATGACCATCGCCTACCTGGGGCCGCCGGGCACCTTCTCCCACCAGGCGGCCATCGCCTTTTTCGGCCAGGCCCCTGCCTTCCAGCCTGTGGACACCCTGGATGACGTCTTCGCCGCCGTGGAAAAAGACGTCTGCCAGGATGGCGTGGTGCCGATCGAAAACGCCTATGAAGGCGCTGTCAGCCGCACCCTGGACCTCCTCTACCGGTCCCCGCTCCGGATCCAGGGCGAAACCTTCCTGCGCATCCGGCACCACCTCCTGAGCCGGTGCAGCACGCTTTCGGAGGTCCGCTGCGTCTACTCGCACCCCATGGCCCTGGCGCAGTGCCGTGGATGGCTCAGAAGCAACCTGCCGGGTGTGCCATGCCGCGAGACGTCCAGCACCGCCGCCGCGGCCCGGCTTGCATCGGAAGAAGCGGGAGCGGGGGCCGTGGGTGGACAGTTCGCAGCGATGCACCTGGACCTTTCGATTCTCGTCCAGGACATCCAGGACTACGCCGACAATGTGACGCGGTTCCTCGCCATCGGCAAACGGGAGAACCGCCCGAGCGGTCATGACAAGACCTCGGTCCTGTTTTCCCTCCGCCATCGGCCGGGGTCCCTGTACGAGGTCCTCGAGCCCCTGGCACGACACGGGATCAACATGACCCGCATCGAGTCGCGGCCCATGAAGACCAAGACCTGGGAATACCTCTTCTTCGCCGACCTGGAAGGGCATGAAAGAGAGACCCCTCTGAGGGAGGCGCTTCCGGTGATGGACGAACGATGCGCCTTCGTGAAGCGCCTCGGTTCCTATCCGAAAGGCGGTGAGCCGTGGAGCTGA